The nucleotide window CTGGCTGCGCGAGCGCCCACCCTACGGCACCACCGACCTGGCGCGTGAGGTTTCCACGCCCGTGCCCTACGACTGGGAGGCGGCGGACGGCGAGCCGCGTGGGAAGATCGCCGTGCTCGACACCGGCGTCAAATACAACATCATGCGCATGCTCAACGCCAGGGGCTACCGCACCACCGCGCTGCCGGCAACAACGCCGGCCGCCGACGTGCTGGCGCTGCGGCCCGATGGCGTGGTGCTCTCGCCCGGTCCCGGCGACCCGGAGAAGCTCGATTACGTGGTGAAGACGGTCGAGGGACTGGTCGGGCGCGTGCCGATCCTCGGCATCTGCCTGGGCCATCAAGTGCTCGGGCAGGTGTTCGGGGCGAAGACGTACAAGCTCAAGTTTGGCCACCACGGCGCCAACCACCCGGTCAAGGACCTGGCCACGGGCAATGTCTACATCACCTCGCAGAACCACGGCTACGCGGTGGACGGGGAGGGGCTGCGCGGCGGCGCCCAGGTCAGCCATCTGAATCTCAACGACAACACCTGCGAGGGCCTCTCGCACCGCGACCTGCCGATCGTCTCGATCCAGTACCACTCCGAGGCGGCGCCCGGCCCGCGCGACAACATGTATCTCTTCGACCGCTTTCTCGACCTCGTGCAGTCTGCCCAGGGCGCGAAGGCGGCCGGGTGAAGCGAGCGGCCGGCGAGCGCGCGACGCGCTCACAGGACAACCTCGGACAACCTCAGATTGGGGGCGCGCCATGACGACGGCTGAGGCGACACTGCGGCTGGCAACGGCGGCCGATGCGCCCGCGATCGCGGCGGTCATCGCCCGCATCATGCAGGAGCCAAACCCGGTCGGTTTCCGCGAGGCGATGTCCGCTGAACAGGTGGCCGGTTGGCTGCGGCGGCTGGGCGACCAGGGCTGCCTCTACGTGGCCGAGGTCGGCGACCAGATCGTGGCCTTCGCCGCGCTGGACTACAACACGGAGGAGCCCGACACGGGCACGATCGGCGTCTGGGTGCTGCCGGAGCACCGCCGGCGCGGCCTGGCGACGCAGCTCGGCGAATGTGTGCTCGACTTCGCGCGCGAGCATGGCTACCGCCGCGTGCGCGGCCGCCTGCCGGAGAACAATCCGCCGGCGCTGTCGTTCCTGTCGGCGCTCGGCGCGCTGGTGCCGATGCAGAACCCGGAGATGCGCTTTGAGCTGCCGCTGTAGGCGAGGAAGTAGGAAAAAGGAAAGAGGAAATAGGGCTACAAGGCCGTCCCTCCCTATCTCCTACTTCCTACATCCTATTTCCTCGTCCGCCGGGTCGCGCCGTGACGCCTGAGCCGGTCGCGATCAGCCGGCGGCAGGGCTACGGTTGCCTGGCGATCGCGGCGGTGGGGCTGCTCGGCGCGGCGCTGTGCATCGTGCTCGGCATCCGCTGCCTGGCGACGGACGACCTGTTCAACTGCATCGGGCTGCTGACGGTCTTCCCGGCGGCGTTCGCGGCGGTCGGGCTCGTCTCCCTCGCGGTTGGCGTGCGGCGCTTCACGACGGCCGACGCGTCGGCCGCGGCGCCGAGGCAGATCAGCTTCGGCGCGGGCTGGCAGCGGGTCGAGCCGGCGCGGCCGGACGGCGCCCGGCGCAACGGCGACGGCGTGATCGAGCTGCCGGGGCGCTCGGACGGGGCCGAGTATTCTGGTGACGGCGACGAGGGAGTAGACGAACAGCGGTGAACAAGCCCAGCAGCGTCCTGATCATCGGCTCCGGCCCGATCGTGATCGGCCAGGCGGCGGAGTTCGACTACGCCGGCACGCAGGCCTGCAAGGCGATGCGCGAAGAAGGCGTGCGCTCGATCCTGGTCAACTCCAACCCCGCCACGATCATGACCGACGAGGGCATCGCCGACGTCGTGTACATCGAGCCGCTGACCGTGCCCGTGCTGGAGCGGATCATCGCCCGCGAGCGGCCGGAGGGGCTGCTCGCCACGCTCGGCGGGCAGACCGGCCTCAACCTGGCCGTGGCGCTGCACGAGGCGGGCGTGCTGCAGAAGTACGACGTGCGCCTGCTGGGCACGCCGCTCGCCGCGATCCAGCGCGCCGAGGACCGCGAACTGTTCAAGCGGATGCTGGCGGAGATCGGCGAGCCGGTGCTCGAAGGCGAGACGGTTACCAACCTGGCGGCGGCGCACGCGGCGCTGGAGCACATCGGCCTGCCCGCCGTGATCCGGCCGGCCTTCACGCTCGGCGGCACCGGCGGCGGCATCGCCTTCACGCTGGAAGAGTTCGACCGCATCGCCCAGGGCGGCATCGACGCCAGCCCGATCCACCAGGTCCTCGTCGAAAAGTATCTCGGCGGCTGGAAGGAGGTCGAGTACGAGGTGATGCGCGACGGCGCCGGCACCTGCATCACCGTCTGCAACATGGAAAACCTCGACCCCATGGGCGTGCACACCGGCGACAGCATCGTCGTCGCGCCCAGCCAGACGCTCTCCGACCGCGATTACCAGATGCTGCGCACCGCCAGCCTGAAGATCATCCGCGCGCTCGGCATCGAGGGCGGCTGCAACGTGCAGTTCTCGCTCGGCCCGCGGCCCGACGTAACCGAGTGGGAGCCGGGCGATCAGCAGGCACTGCCCTATTACGTGATCGAGGTCAATCCCCGCGTCTCGCGCTCCTCGGCGCTGGCCAGCAAGGCGACCGGCTACCCGATCGCCCGCGTGGCGGCGAAGATCGCCGTCGGCCGGCGGCTGGACGAGATCGCCAACGCCGTCACGCAGAAAACGACCGCCGCCTTCGAGCCGGCGCTGGACTACGTGGTCGTCAAGATTCCGCGCTGGCCCTTCGACAAGTTCCCGCTCGGCGACCGCTCGCTCGGCACGCAGATGAAGGCGACGGGCGAGGTGATGGCGATCGACCGCACCTTCGAGGCCGCCCTGCAGAAGGCGGTGCGCTCGCTCGAAGTGGGTGGCCGCTCGCTGCTCTGGGAGCGGCCGGAGTGGGCACGGGACGGCGAGTGGCCGCTTGCGGCCAACGACGAGCGGCTGTGGACGCTGATCGCGATGCTGCGCCGCCGCGTTGAGCCGCTGGCGATCGCGCGGCAGACCGGCATCGACCCCTGGTTTTTGGAGCGGCTGGAGAACCTCGTGGCGATGGAGAAGCGGCTGCTCTCCGAGCCGCTGACGCCGGCCCTCCTGCGCCGCGCCAAGCGCATGGGCTTCTCCGACCGCCAGATCGGCACGCTGGCCGATCTTTTGCCCGAGCAGGTGCGCGAGCAACGCAAGCAGTGGCAGATCCGCCCCGTCTACAAGATGGTGGACACCTGCGCCGCCGAGTTCGACGCGGCCACGCCCTATTTCTACAGCACCTACGAGCAGGAGAACGAGGCCAAGCCGCAGGCCGGGCCGACCGCGCTCGTGATCGGCAGCGGCCCGATCCGCATCGGCCAGGGGATCGAGTTCGACTACTGCTCGGTGCAGGCGGCCTGGGCGCTGCAGCGCGCCGGCTACCGGGCGCTGATGGCCAACTCCAACCCCGAGACCGTCTCCACCGACTTCGACACCTGCGAGCGGCTCTACTTCGAGCCGCTGGACGAAGAGGCGGTGCGCGACATCATCGAGAACGAGACCTGTGGCGAGGCTGAAAACGGCGCGGGCGAGCCGCCGTCCTCGATCGTGCAGTTCGGCGGGCAGACGGCGATCAACCTCGCCGGGCCGCTGACGGCGGCGAACCTGCCGATCATCGGCTCCGACGCCGAGGTCATCGACCTGGCCGAGGACCGCCGCCGCTTCGAGGAGTTCCTGCAGCGCATCGGCGTGCCGCAGCCGCCCGGCTCGGCCGTGACGAACATCGATGACGCGCTGAAGACGGCGCAGTCGATCGGCTACCCGGTGCTGGTGCGGCCGTCGTACGTGCTCGGCGGCCGCGCGATGGAGATCGTGGAGGGGCCTCAAGAACTGATCCGCTATATGGGCGCGGCCGTCGAGCTGCCGTCGGGCCGGCCGATCCTGATCGACAAGTACCTGCAGGGCAAAGAGGTCGAGGTCGACGCGATCTGCGACGGCGCCCAGGTGCTGATTCCCGGCATCATGGAGCACGTCGAGCGCGCCGGCGTGCACTCGGGCGACTCGATGGCCGTCTACCCCGGCGTGCGTCTGCGCGAGGACGAGGTCGAGACGCTGGTGAGCTACACCGAGCGCATCGGCGTGGCGCTGGGCGCGAAGGGACTGATCAACGTCCAGTACGTGATCCTGCGCGACCCCGAAGGCGGGCCGTCGTCGGTCTACGTGCTGGAAGTGAACCCGCGCGGCAGCCGCACGGTGCCCTTCTTGAGCAAAGTCACCGGCGTGCCCATGGTCGAGCTCGCGGTGAACATCATGCTCGGCCGCTCGATCGCGGCGCAGGGCTACCCCGCCGGCCTCTGGCCGCGGCAGCCGCTGGTCGCGGTCAAGGCGCCGGTCTTCTCCATGGCGAAGCTCGTGGGCGTGGACACCTATCTCGGCCCGGAGATGAAGTCCACGGGCGAGGTGATGGGCGTCGATCGGACCTATCCGGCGGCGCTGGCGAAGGCGCTGCTCGCCTGCGACCTGATGCTGCCGCCGAACGGCGCCGTGCTGCTGACCGTGGCCGACCGCGACAAGGCCGACGCGCTCGACGTGGCGCGGCTGCTGCATTCGGCCGGCTACCGCTTCTACGCGACGAGCGGCACGGCGGCGCTGCTGCGCGCGATCGATATCCCCGTCGAGCAGGTGGCGAAACGGGTGGCGGAAGGGCATCCGAACGTGATCGACGTGGTCTCCAGCGGGCTGGTGAACGCGGTGATCAATACGCCGGAAGGCGGCCGCGGTCCGGTGCGCGACGGCTTCAATATTCGCCGGGCCGCCGCCGAACGCCGCATCCCCTGCTTCACCTCGATCGACACGGCGCTGGCGGCGGCGCAGGCGCTGGCGGGCGGCGCTGGCTACCAGGTGCTGCCATTGCCGCAGTATCGCCAGCCCGCCGCGGCGGCGGAGTCCGCCGCGCGGTGATCGTGACGCGGGCGCGGGTCGTAGAAGCCGAGGAGCTGCTGCTCCCGTATGACCGTCTCGTGCTCGCAGCGCCCGAGCTGCCCGATCGCCCGCTGCCCGGCCAGTTCCTGATGATCCAGTGCGGCGACGGCCTCGATCCCTTCCTGCCGCGCCCATTCTTCCTCACCAGCACGCTCGGCTCAGCGGGCGAAGGCCGGCGCTTCGGCCTGCTGGTTGCGGCGGCGGGCAAAGGCAGCGCCTGGCTGGCGGAGCGCCGGACCGGCGACACGCTGCGCGTGATCGGCTGGTGCGGCCGCGGCATGGCGCCGGCGGCGAGCACGCGCCACCTGCTGCTGGGCGGCGCCGCTATCGAGATCGCGCCGCTGCTGCTCATGGCCGAGCTGGCGGTTGTCCGCGGCGTCTCAGTCGCGCTGGTGACGGCGCCGGCCGCCGGCATGCCGGCCCTTCCGCCCGGCTTGCTGCCGCCGGAAGTCGAGGTAGAAATTGCGGCCGACGCGGGACCGGCGGCGGCAGGCGCGCTGATCGACCGGCTCGCCTGGGCCGACGAGGTGTTTGTCTGCGGCGACGACGCCGTGCTGCGCGAGCTGAGCGCCGGCCGCCTGCGGGCGCAGAGTCGCACGCCCGTTCACGCGATGCGCTGGCAGCCGCTGCCCTGCGGCACGGGCTTGTGCATGGCCTGCCCGGTAGCGACG belongs to Dehalococcoidia bacterium and includes:
- the carB gene encoding carbamoyl-phosphate synthase large subunit gives rise to the protein MNKPSSVLIIGSGPIVIGQAAEFDYAGTQACKAMREEGVRSILVNSNPATIMTDEGIADVVYIEPLTVPVLERIIARERPEGLLATLGGQTGLNLAVALHEAGVLQKYDVRLLGTPLAAIQRAEDRELFKRMLAEIGEPVLEGETVTNLAAAHAALEHIGLPAVIRPAFTLGGTGGGIAFTLEEFDRIAQGGIDASPIHQVLVEKYLGGWKEVEYEVMRDGAGTCITVCNMENLDPMGVHTGDSIVVAPSQTLSDRDYQMLRTASLKIIRALGIEGGCNVQFSLGPRPDVTEWEPGDQQALPYYVIEVNPRVSRSSALASKATGYPIARVAAKIAVGRRLDEIANAVTQKTTAAFEPALDYVVVKIPRWPFDKFPLGDRSLGTQMKATGEVMAIDRTFEAALQKAVRSLEVGGRSLLWERPEWARDGEWPLAANDERLWTLIAMLRRRVEPLAIARQTGIDPWFLERLENLVAMEKRLLSEPLTPALLRRAKRMGFSDRQIGTLADLLPEQVREQRKQWQIRPVYKMVDTCAAEFDAATPYFYSTYEQENEAKPQAGPTALVIGSGPIRIGQGIEFDYCSVQAAWALQRAGYRALMANSNPETVSTDFDTCERLYFEPLDEEAVRDIIENETCGEAENGAGEPPSSIVQFGGQTAINLAGPLTAANLPIIGSDAEVIDLAEDRRRFEEFLQRIGVPQPPGSAVTNIDDALKTAQSIGYPVLVRPSYVLGGRAMEIVEGPQELIRYMGAAVELPSGRPILIDKYLQGKEVEVDAICDGAQVLIPGIMEHVERAGVHSGDSMAVYPGVRLREDEVETLVSYTERIGVALGAKGLINVQYVILRDPEGGPSSVYVLEVNPRGSRTVPFLSKVTGVPMVELAVNIMLGRSIAAQGYPAGLWPRQPLVAVKAPVFSMAKLVGVDTYLGPEMKSTGEVMGVDRTYPAALAKALLACDLMLPPNGAVLLTVADRDKADALDVARLLHSAGYRFYATSGTAALLRAIDIPVEQVAKRVAEGHPNVIDVVSSGLVNAVINTPEGGRGPVRDGFNIRRAAAERRIPCFTSIDTALAAAQALAGGAGYQVLPLPQYRQPAAAAESAAR
- a CDS encoding GNAT family N-acetyltransferase, which translates into the protein MTTAEATLRLATAADAPAIAAVIARIMQEPNPVGFREAMSAEQVAGWLRRLGDQGCLYVAEVGDQIVAFAALDYNTEEPDTGTIGVWVLPEHRRRGLATQLGECVLDFAREHGYRRVRGRLPENNPPALSFLSALGALVPMQNPEMRFELPL
- the carA gene encoding glutamine-hydrolyzing carbamoyl-phosphate synthase small subunit; this translates as MDEQAWLVLEDGARFAGLAAGAPVRGFGELVFNTSMTGYEEILTDPSYAGQIVTMTYPLIGNYGTNLDDVESRKIQAAGMVMREECDLPSHWRSGESLREFLTARGVPAIAGIDTRALTRRLRSSGVLMAAISAPGEAPEEALAWLRERPPYGTTDLAREVSTPVPYDWEAADGEPRGKIAVLDTGVKYNIMRMLNARGYRTTALPATTPAADVLALRPDGVVLSPGPGDPEKLDYVVKTVEGLVGRVPILGICLGHQVLGQVFGAKTYKLKFGHHGANHPVKDLATGNVYITSQNHGYAVDGEGLRGGAQVSHLNLNDNTCEGLSHRDLPIVSIQYHSEAAPGPRDNMYLFDRFLDLVQSAQGAKAAG